The proteins below are encoded in one region of Lagenorhynchus albirostris chromosome 7, mLagAlb1.1, whole genome shotgun sequence:
- the LOC132522840 gene encoding uncharacterized protein LOC132522840 isoform X1 has translation MIVSLAPACPAVCLQVRSRNAQLESVAEHPLPVSRIAEWDTRRRHLSFRGNLGKLAEGLQELALSSDSGLRRTADLLPGKSDYHRSCSWSVTFCRRNGTDSFSLLPTPTQFQRVWIQEVCVNWRKFDLPAWEKAMLEFALAISRADDITDDHFKKLEVHGFNQEDAWDIAAISAFYAMSNCLAHFVSLVPNKEFYLMGRTNDVKDIRSEPAAPKV, from the exons ATGATTGTGTCTCTAGCCCCCGCCTGTCCTGCAGTCTGTCTGCAGGTCCGCAGCAGAAACGCGCAGCTTGAGTCAGTCGCGGAGCACCCACTTCCAGTGTCTCGGATTGCAGAGTGGGATACAAGACGCCGCCACCTTTCTTTCCGTGGGAACCTTGGGAAGTTAGCAGAGGGCCTTCAGGAGTTGGCTCTCTCTTCTGACTCCGGCCTCAGAAGGACTGCTGACCTTTTGCCAggaaaa TCAGATTATCACAGGAGCTGTTCTTGGTCGGTTACCTTTTGCAGAAGGAATGGCACagattctttttctctcctccccactccaacCCAGTTCCAGAGGGTCTGGATCCAGGAG GTCTGTGTGAACTGGAGAAAGTTTGACCTCCCTGCCTGGGAAAAGGCAATGCTGGAATTTGCACTTGCTATTTCCCGAGCTGATGACATAACAGATGACCATTTCAAAAAGCTCGAGGTGCACGGATTCAACCAAGAAGATGCCTGGGATATAGCTGCAATTTCAGCTTTTTATGCCATGTCCAACTGCCTTGCTCATTTTGTCAGTCTTGTTCCCAACAAAGAATTCTATTTGATGGGCAGAACCAATGATGTCAAAGACATCAGGAGTGAACCTGCTGCTCCCAAAGTATAA
- the LOC132522840 gene encoding uncharacterized protein LOC132522840 isoform X2, whose protein sequence is MAFSCPPFLLPISESDYHRSCSWSVTFCRRNGTDSFSLLPTPTQFQRVWIQEVCVNWRKFDLPAWEKAMLEFALAISRADDITDDHFKKLEVHGFNQEDAWDIAAISAFYAMSNCLAHFVSLVPNKEFYLMGRTNDVKDIRSEPAAPKV, encoded by the exons ATGGCTTTTAGCTGTCCTCCATTTCTTCTGCCCATCTCTGAG TCAGATTATCACAGGAGCTGTTCTTGGTCGGTTACCTTTTGCAGAAGGAATGGCACagattctttttctctcctccccactccaacCCAGTTCCAGAGGGTCTGGATCCAGGAG GTCTGTGTGAACTGGAGAAAGTTTGACCTCCCTGCCTGGGAAAAGGCAATGCTGGAATTTGCACTTGCTATTTCCCGAGCTGATGACATAACAGATGACCATTTCAAAAAGCTCGAGGTGCACGGATTCAACCAAGAAGATGCCTGGGATATAGCTGCAATTTCAGCTTTTTATGCCATGTCCAACTGCCTTGCTCATTTTGTCAGTCTTGTTCCCAACAAAGAATTCTATTTGATGGGCAGAACCAATGATGTCAAAGACATCAGGAGTGAACCTGCTGCTCCCAAAGTATAA
- the EXOSC3 gene encoding exosome complex component RRP40, with translation MAEAAAVVAESLAGYRARAARAVLEQVVLPGEELLLPGQEDGEGPGSAGERPLRLNAGARSRGRVVCGPGLRRCGDRLLVTKCGRLRHKEPGSGNGGGVYWVDSQQKRYVPVKGDHVIGIVTAKSGDIFKVDVGGSEPASLSYLSFEGATKRNRPNVQVGDLIYGQFVVANKDMEPEMVCIDSCGRANGMGVIGQDGLLFKVTLGLIRRLLAPDCEILQEVGKLYPLEIVFGMNGRIWVKAKTIQQTLILANVLEACEHMTADQRKQIFSRLAES, from the exons ATGGCCGAGGCGGCGGCTGTTGTTGCGGAATCCCTGGCGGGCTACAGGGCTCGGGCGGCACGTGCGGTGCTAGAGCAGGTGGTGCTCCCGGGTGAGGAGCTGCTGCTCCCTGGACAGGAGGACGGAGAAGGCCCAGGAAGTGCAGGGGAGCGACCGCTGCGCCTGAACGCCGGGGCGCGTTCCCGGGGGCGCGTGGTGTGCGGCCCGGGCTTGCGGCGCTGCGGCGACCGGCTGCTGGTCACTAAGTGCGGCCGCCTCCGTCACAAGGAGCCCGGCAGTGGCAACGGCGGTGGCGTTTACTGGGTGGACTCGCAGCAGAAGCGG tatgtCCCAGTGAAAGGAGACCATGTGATTGGCATAGTGACAGCTAAGTCTGGAGATATATTCAAAGTGGATGTTGGAGGGAGTGAGCCAGCTTCTTTGTCTTACTTGTCATTTGAAGGTGCAACTAAAAGAAACAGACCAAATGTGCAG GTTGGAGATCTCATCTATGGCCAGTTTGTGGTTGCTAATAAAGATATGGAACCAGAGATGGTCTGTATTGACAGCTGTGGACGAGCCAATGGAATGGGTGTGATTGGACAGGATGGTCTGCTTTTTAAAGTGACTTTGGGCTTAATTAGAAG GCTGCTAGCTCCAGACTGTGAAATCCTACAAGAAGTGGGAAAACTCTACCCACTGGAGATAGTATTTGGAATGAATGGAAGAATATGGGTTAAGGCAAAAACCATTCAGCAGACTTTGATTTTGGCAAACGTTTTAGAAGCCTGTGAACACATGACAGCagatcaaagaaaacaaatcttcTCCAGATTGGCAGAAAGTTGA